A segment of the Terriglobales bacterium genome:
GTGGTGGTGGGCACGATCTCGTTCAGCGGGAAGAACGTGGTGGGGGTGCAGACCGGCAAGGTCAGCCGCGAGGACCTGGCCTCCGTGGTCACCGCCTCGGGCGAGATCAAGCCCAAGAACTACGTCAACATCGGGGCCAACGCCTTCGGCAAGATCACCAAGCTGTACGTCAAGGAAGGCGATCACGTGAAGCAGGGCCAGATGCTGGCGCAACTGGAGAACGTGCAGTCGGCCTCCGACGTGGCCGCGACCCGGGCGGCGCTGGAAGCGGCGCGCACCGACGCGCTGGCCGCCGACGCCGGCCTGAAGACGGCGCAGGCGCAACTGGAGCAGTCGCAGGCGCAGTTGGAGCAGGCCAAGCTGGACTATCAGCGCGCCCAGGGGCTGTACAAGGACGCGCTCATCGCCAAGGCCGACTTCGACGCCAAGAAAGCCGCCTATGACGCCGCGGTGGCGGGCCTGGCACAGTCCAAGGCGCGCGTCGCCCAGTCCAAGGCGCAACTGGATTCGTCGCACGGGCACGTGACCCAGACGCAGGCCACCCTGGTGAAGAGCAGCGACCTGCTCAGCAAGACGGAGTACGTGGCTCCCTATGACGGCGTGATCACCAACCTGCCGGTGCGCGAAGGCGAGACGGTGGTGATCGGCATCCAGAACGCTCCCGGCAGCACCCTGATGACGCTGGCGGACCTGTCGGTGATCACCGCCGAGGTCAAGGTAGACGAGACCGACATCGTGAACGTGAAGCTGGGGCAGGATGCGACCGTGAGCATCGATGCCATCCCCAACAAGACCTTCCACGGCAAGGTGACGGAGATCGGCGACAACGCCATCGTGCGCTCCACCGGAGTGTCGACGGCGCAGACCACCGGCGGCAGCCAGGAGGCCAAGGATTTCAAGGTGGTGGTGACGCTGACGGACCCGCCGGAGAACCTGCGGCCGGGGCTTTCCACCACCGCCAAGATCACCACGGCGACGCGGCAGGGAGCGCTGGCCATCCCCATCCAGGCGCTCACCATCCGCCGCAGCTCGGAGCTGCAGGAGAAGTCCAAGAACAGCGTGCAGGCGGCCGCTCCCGCCAAGGCGGACGAGAAGGACAAGAAAGACGAGGAGTTGCAGGGTGTCTTCGTGGTGCGCAACCAGCGGGCGGTCTTCGTACCGGTCGAGACCGGCATCACGGGCACGACCGACATCGAGGTGACCAAAGGGCTGAAGGAAGGCGATGAGATCGTGACCGGCAGCTACAAGGTACTGCGCACGCTGAAGAACAACGCCGCCGTCAAGGTCGAGAAAACGCCGGCGCCCGCAGAATCGTCCTAACGTCAGCCGCGGTGGCGCGTCTAACCGGCAACCCGGTTTGCGGGCCAGCCCCGGCTCAGGAGAGACAGGGATGTCAAGCACCGACGTGGCGAGCATGGCCGAGCGGGCCCCAGCGGCCCCTCCCGACCAATGCATGATCAGCACCGAGGACCTGTGGAAGACCTATGACATGGGTTCCGAACAGCAGGTGCACGCGCTGCGCGGGGTGAACCTGCGCATCGACAAGAACGAGTACGTGGCCATCATGGGGCCCTCGGGCTCGGGCAAGTCGACGCTCATGAACCTGATCGGGTGTCTGGACACGCCCAGCAAGGGGCGCTACTGGCTCAACGGCCAGCTGGTCAGCGAACTGGACGACGACGAGCTGGCGCGCATCCGCAACAAGGAGATCGGCTTCGTCTTCCAGACCTTCAACCTGCTGGCGCGGGCCACCTCGCTGCACAACGTGGAGCTGCCGCTGATCTACAACGGGACGCCGGCGGAAGAGCGCCTGGAGCGCGCCAAAGCGGCGCTGCGCGCGGTGGACCTGGAACCCCGCATGATGCACAAGCCCAACGAACTCTCCGGCGGCCAGCGGCAGCGCGTAGCCGTCGCGCGGGCGTTGGTCAACAATCCCGCCATCATCCTGGCCGACGAGCCCACCGGCAACCTGGACTCGCAGACCGGCGCCGAGATCATGGCCTTGTTCGACCGGTTGCATCAGCAGGGCAACACCATCGTGCTGGTCACCCACGAACACGACATTGCCGAATATGCGCACCGTGTAATTCACATCAAAGATGGCGTCGTGGAACGGGACGAGAGGAAGAGATAAAAAAGCAGTGGTTAGTGGCTAGTAGCTAGTTCTC
Coding sequences within it:
- a CDS encoding efflux RND transporter periplasmic adaptor subunit, producing the protein MSKKKIILIAGIVLAVVLVVVGTISFSGKNVVGVQTGKVSREDLASVVTASGEIKPKNYVNIGANAFGKITKLYVKEGDHVKQGQMLAQLENVQSASDVAATRAALEAARTDALAADAGLKTAQAQLEQSQAQLEQAKLDYQRAQGLYKDALIAKADFDAKKAAYDAAVAGLAQSKARVAQSKAQLDSSHGHVTQTQATLVKSSDLLSKTEYVAPYDGVITNLPVREGETVVIGIQNAPGSTLMTLADLSVITAEVKVDETDIVNVKLGQDATVSIDAIPNKTFHGKVTEIGDNAIVRSTGVSTAQTTGGSQEAKDFKVVVTLTDPPENLRPGLSTTAKITTATRQGALAIPIQALTIRRSSELQEKSKNSVQAAAPAKADEKDKKDEELQGVFVVRNQRAVFVPVETGITGTTDIEVTKGLKEGDEIVTGSYKVLRTLKNNAAVKVEKTPAPAESS
- a CDS encoding ABC transporter ATP-binding protein — protein: MAERAPAAPPDQCMISTEDLWKTYDMGSEQQVHALRGVNLRIDKNEYVAIMGPSGSGKSTLMNLIGCLDTPSKGRYWLNGQLVSELDDDELARIRNKEIGFVFQTFNLLARATSLHNVELPLIYNGTPAEERLERAKAALRAVDLEPRMMHKPNELSGGQRQRVAVARALVNNPAIILADEPTGNLDSQTGAEIMALFDRLHQQGNTIVLVTHEHDIAEYAHRVIHIKDGVVERDERKR